DNA sequence from the Vicia villosa cultivar HV-30 ecotype Madison, WI linkage group LG3, Vvil1.0, whole genome shotgun sequence genome:
accaacaaaacctttcgtggttcttcgcccgaactacgattgctctgactttcccattgcactagggaatacgtaggcacaagatacaaacgtcttggcgagcataataataaaaaaatcttttctttttcctcataataataaaaaacctaaaaaatctttcTTTTATCTTTCTTCGATTAATAAGtaaaagaacgcaaacattacgctaacactcaaacacaaaactaactaaacgggtcccatcgagtacgatggaggtgaggggtgctaataccttccccttgcttaaccgactcccgaacccaaatttggttacgaatgaccatcttatccatttctttttatttgtgggttttatcgatattttccctttccttcttggaatatataaagttcggtggcgactctgttgtacttcgaacgcGCGAAAACGCGTCAAGTCACATTTTAACCGCTACAGAGGTGGTGGTagaaagcctgacaagagtcacattcagtgtttcaattgtcagaagtatggtcattATTCTACAAAGTGTCCAGAAAAGAATAAggatcaagaaagtgatgcaaagcttgcaaaacaagaagaagaacaagagatgatgctgatggtcacaacaaaagatgaagataaattcaaggaccaatggtacttagattcaggatgctcatcacacgtGTCTGGAAGGAAATATTGATTTGTCAACATAAAgccctcaatgaagaacatggtgaaatcacaaatgacaatactctagcagctgaaggtattggagaCGTTCTAATTATAAGGAAAGATGGcaagaggtcagtaatttccaatgtgttgtacataccatgCATGAAGAGTAACTTGctcagcattgggcagttggtcgaaaagaactacaaAGTGTCGATCAAATACAAGATGATGAGAGTCGTCGACGCAAGtggaaggttaatcttgaaggctcctatgtcttAAAATAGAACCTTCATGATCGAACTCGATGTGATGGAACACAAGTGCCTTTCgactgcagctagcagagatgaatggatgtGGCACTATCAACTAGGTCATCTCAACTTCAAAGACATCAGAGacttgaaaaagaaagaatatggtttcaggactgccagaaatcgacattccaaatgaggtatgtgaggaatgtgtgcaggtgAAGCAGCACAAAAATAgtttcagcaaggatgcaggaagtaagtcgaaggctattctcgaaatcatatactctgatgtatgttgTCCTATCCAGCTTGATttgaatggaggtaacaaatactttgttacattcatagatgatttcaatcgaaaactatggacttatctgatcaagaagaaaagtgaagtgatcgaggtatttatCAAGTTTAAATcgatggtcgaaagacaaagtggtcgaaagctcaaagttttgagaactgatggtggtggagaatatgtgttgaaagacttcgacatgttatgtgagaaagaagggattgtgcatgaggtggtgccaccctacactccacagcagaatggaactagagaaagaaagaatcgaaccatcatgaatatgatgagaagtatgttgaaaggcaagAATTTACCTAAAGAGTTTTGGGGTGAAGTTGTGTCGACCGCAACATATATTATGAACATATGTCCgacgaagaagctagaaggaattactctaGAAGAATGGTtgtctggtgtgaagcctagcttgagtcatctgaaggtatttggatctatagcatatagacatgtgccagaccaattgagaagaaaacttgatgacaagtcgagtcagatgatcctaataggatatcattTGACTGGAGGTTACAAGCTATTCGACCCAGTGAATATGAAAGTTGTGATCAGCAGAGACGTGATCATAGATGTCCgacgaagaagctagaaggaattactccaaAAGAATGTTAGTCTagtgtgaagcctagcttgagtcatctaaaggtatttggatctatagcataTAGACATGTGCTAGATCacttgagaagaaaacttgatgacaagccaagtcagatgatcctaataggatatcattcgcctggaggttacaagttgttcgacccaaTGAATATgaaagttgtgatcagtagagacgtgatcatagatgaacttaaagaatgggattgaaCAGAAAATGTCAAAAAAGATTCAGTGGGAATCTTATTCGAAGAACCAGAAACTCAAGTCGAAAGAGAAGTTCGACAAGACGAGGTTAGAGATCAACAAAGTACAAGCAGACCTCATAGGACAAGACACGTGTCTGCAGGGTTGCAAGATTGTGTGATTACATCCGATGATGTAGTCAATAATAAAGGTGAGCTGAtacattacgctttctacgcagatgtcgATCCCTTTaatgcaactgaggcattgaaggattcgaagtgggtgaaagctatgaatgaggaagtgaagtccatcgaagacaacaatacttggtcacttgtcgaattgcctcaaggaaagaaggcaattgatgtgaagtggatATACAAagtgaagtgtaatcccaaaggaGAAGTGAGtcgacacaaggcaaggcttgtggcgaaaggatttcttcagaaagaaggaattgactttgatgaagttTTTGCACCTGTTGCTAGAATCGAAAtaatcaggttggttgttggtctagcAGAAATAAATAGTTGGCACATATGTTAGATGGACGTAAAGTGTGCATTCCTAAATGGACCcttagacgaagaagtctatgttgcacaaccagttgggtttaCGAAACTTGGCAAAGAGAGAAAGGTATACATGCTACATAAAGCCCTATATGGActaaagcaagctccaagagcttggaataagaagatcggcGGTTTCATAAGGGAGAAGGattttgtgaagtgcacaactgaacatggaGTATATGTAAGACGAAGAAatagtgaattgcttatactatgtctctttGTCGATGACTAgttgataacaggtagctgcaagaaagagatcgaagacttCAAAGGAGATCTTAGCAAGGAGTTCGAAATGTCTGATCTGGgcgacatttcatatttccttggCATCGAATTTTACAAGCGTAGTAAAGGTTTGATGATGGAGCAAcaaagatatgcaagtgaaattctcaagagatttgagatggaagaatgcaattcgactttGACACAtgctgaaacaagattgcaactttcgaagaacccagatgaagatgatgtcgatCCAACCCAATACaaaagacttattgggtcattgagatacctttgtcacacaaggcccgacttagcatacagtgtaggtatggtaagtagattcatgcagaaactaaaggtatcacacctagcagcggtgaagaggatattgaggtatctaaAAGGAACGCTCAACTATGACATTATATTTCCTGCAGCTtataaaggaaaagaatgcaattTAGTTGGTACACTGAttcaagttggtgtagtgatgttgAGGATCGAAGATCCACAGCAGGTTATGTGTTTATGTTAGGTGGTGCACCAATTGCTTGGATTTCGAGAAAGAAACCAGTAGTGGCATTATCATCATGCAAAGCAGAGTACATAtatgcttctctttgtgcatgttaagcaacatggatggtgaacttggtcgaagagattacaagtaaagatcatggagcaattaccatgaagatcgacagcatgtcagctatcaacCTAGCAAAGAGTCCAATAGTGCATGGTCGAAGtaagcacatcgaaatgaggttccattatcttcgagaaCAGGTAGCTAAAGcgaagatgaatttggaacattgcagaactgagaatcagattgcagacatCATGATGTAGGGAGTGCAGGTcaaatattcagaagactaagagctatgatgaatatagatagcttagacacaatgaattaggtggtgtgttgaaagtaattccttgtgtcgaagcaggttgcTCGACAGAGACAATGGAGTAtcaaaaagatttgtttgtgtgaaaacagtttgttacacacagatttattttaaatctagatagatttaatttagatttaaaatagattagatttgatttagtttcaaaataggtattttgggctattatagttttgggctttggcttagggagaaagctaacctaaatctataaatagggagtaaccctcattattttgtaattaaGTCAATTGaattgtattcacagaatttgcagttgcaagtgaataacaaagttttccacaatttgtgggcagagagttactctgcagaaaccctaatatcttttcttctttaaatttcctTTCTTATTTTCATTGTTATCGTGTGGTGgtaacaatcttgttcatcaaaaTTGATAGAAATTCATCGTAGATTCTTGTGGATTTCCAACCGCTATTACTATGCGTAAAAATAGTTTACACAGAAACATGAATCATAATAGTAAACCATTCAAACATTAAATATTCATAGCATACGAGACAGACCTTATATGAACCAGAAACCACCATTTTGTTAGACCATGTTGGTTAATTAATTGTGCCTTAGTTGCACTAATCAATATTCCAAAGATATCAAAAACTATAATTTGTGATTTTTAGTTTAAGTACATATCACAATCACTACACTATATTAcccttaaaattaaaaacaattaaaaatatacCCATCATTATTAAGTAACTCTTCATggtaaaaaaatataagaaagattctaatcAAACACAAAATTGAATGGCCAGTGGTAACAAATTAGCACaaaatataaagtaaaaaaaataaattaaccatTGATAACACCAAATGGCTACTTAACTTTGCTTAATTCCAagagttaataaaaataaaaaaaaaataaaaaaaaactcaaatatcaACCTTAACATTAttaagacagagatttaattttaaTCTAATCATGGCTTACAATGTGAAACAGAAACTCTTCTCAATTACTCTTCTCTTCTGCATAATCTTTTCACCAACAGAAACTGCATCAACATTCAGCCATTACAATTGCACAAATATTCAAACATATAATCCCAAAAGCACTTACAAAATCAACTTAAACACACTCTTATCAACACTTTCATCTAAAGCTTCTGATACACTCAACCATGGTCACTATAATACTAGTATAATTAGTACTATCGATGAACCAGAAGACACTGTCTAtggttcattcatgtgcattggaAACACTAATCACTGTGGTGAATGTGTTAGAAACTCAACCAAAACACTTACCTCAATGTGTGATTCTAAAGAGGGTATTATTTGGTCTGACGAATGTTTGGTTCGTTATTCCAATCGATCTTTCTTTGATACCATGGAAGAATCTCCGTCATGGTGTGTGAAGGACTCGATTGATTATCAAGGTCCGTTGGACGGATTCAACAAAATGCTAAGCTCTTTGATGGTGGATCTTGTGACACAAGCAAACGGAGATTCTAAGCGAAATTTTACCAAACTTGTTCTCAAGAAAGAGATTTACTACGAGGATAAATTCTTGTATGGACTTGCTCAGTGTATACCGAGTCTCTCGAATGATAATTGCATGAAGTGTTTGAAGGATGCTATTGAATATCTTCAAACTTCATGTGCTAGAGGAAAGCTTAGAGGAAGTGTTTTATATCCAAGTTGTGTTGTTAGATATGATCCTAATCCATTTTTTCCATTACTTAGAGGTTTGAacttttcaacattttgatgtaCATATAAGATACAGTCTCTCTGGTCACTATTATAACTAAATACCGAGTAACTGTTATAACTTGTCTATATATAAACCAGATAGATCAGTTATTCAATgaacttaaaaaaaatagttgcttataataatgaccagagtagtggtgattttttttatttcaggTAAATTGAGATTAACACTAATTTATGTTGCAGGACAAGAAAAGGTAAATCGAGTACCGCGATATTCCATAATTTTACATGTTCTTGTTCCTATCTTCTCTGTCACGGTTTTCTTTTTCACATATTATGTGCTATGTCGAAGAGCGAGGAAGAATCTCAAGTATCACAGAGAAAATTGTAATGTGGAACTAAAActaattttcatttaaattttttttttaatgtttacgAAGTTCAATATAGTATATACTTATTATCTttacttttgaattttttggttTAGTTGGAGAAGACATTTCATCAGAAGTACACTCTCTGCAATTTGATTTTGATATGATTCGACTAGCGACAAACAAGTTCTCTGATGATAACAAGATAGGAGAAGGTGGTTTTGGAGATGTTTACAAGGTTATATATGAATCTATTTTATAGTTTTAAACTATGTGAAGAAATTTTGTTATAATGTTCAATGTAATATTTTGTAATGGTTTTTGCGATGTAGGGAATGTTTCCGAATGGATTTGAAATAGCAGTGAAGAGGCTCATAAGAAATTCAAGTCAAGGAGCTGTGGAATTTAAGAATGAAGTGTTGTTAATAGCGAAACTTCAACACAGAAATCTTGTGAGACTTTTAGGATTTTGCATTCAAAGGAATGAGAAGATACTCATTTATGAGTATATGCACAACAAAAGCCTTGATTACTATCTATTTAGTATGGTATTTCTAACCTTAGTTActtgaagtattttttttttcctttgagTTAAGCAACTTGtgattatttgaatattataGGTCCTGAAAACCATAAGAAATTAACTTGGCATGCGCGTTACAAGATTATAAGAGGGATTGCGCGAGGTATTCTTTATCTACATGAGGATTCTCATCTGAAAATCATACATTGTGATCTTAAACCGAGCAATATTTTGTTGGATGATAAAATGAATGCGAAGATATCGGATTTTGGCTTGGCGAGGATTGTTGCAATTGATCAAATGCAAGGAAATACTAGTATAATTGCGGGGACATAGTAAgtattaatattaatactaatttttcctaaaataaaatgaaactttTGTTTTCGGTTTAACATTTCGTCTAATGATGAGCTTTTTTGCtatttgttgtttatttttaGTGGCTACATGTCTCCCGAATATGCAATGCTTGGCCAATTTTCTGAGAAATCAGATGTATTCAGCTTTGGAGTCATAATTCTTGAGATTATCAGTGGAAAAAGAAATGTTGATTATAACGGAGTAAATTCCATCGATGACCTCGTTAGCCATGTGAGTATCTTATTTGATTTCAATTCAAGTTACTTTTAACGATTTGTCACATTTAGTACGTTAGTTCCTAACAGACTAACTAGACGGATGTGACAAAATGTTAGAGACAAAATTGGTTGTTTTTTCGGTTAAGCAAAAGAACACGAGTAACTAAACATATATATTTGGCGATTTTATTGCAGGCTTGGAAGAAATGGTGGGAAAATAGGCAATTGGAACTATTGGATTCTGCATTGATCTACTCATTTTCAGAAAGAGAAGTAAATAGGTGCATTCAGATAGGTCTACTATGTGTGCAAGAAAATCCAGATCGAAGACCAACTATGGCAACAATTGCTTTGTATTTCAACTGTGATTCAATAGATCTACCACTACCTCAACAGCCGGCATTTTACATGCGTGGAAAAATCGAATCAAAGGTTGCTAGTAAAAAATCGATGACGGGTCAACCTAGGAGTTATTCAGTGACAAGGTTTTAAGTTCTTGTCCAATTTGTGATCTACCTTGCAATCTTTTACAGTGAGGGAAATGACAAAAGAAAATGTAGTTGATGTGATTTCAATTGCAGTTTAATGCATAGACTTTTAAAACTTTGATGTTATGTTATATATAAACTTTTTTGAAGTAGTAACTATTGTCACCATGAACTTCATATGTATGTGTGTTTCTTATGTATAAGTTTtcattagatttttatttcatattcttaTGACTTGGTCCATTATGGTTTTTGAGGCATTATGTCTAATAACTTAAGTTAAGGAATATGTGAGTTACTTAGATTACCAAAAAACAAAGCATGGCAGCTCGATTATCTACAGAAGAAGAATATGGAGCATTCAATTCAAGAATTTAAGTTATTTGTGGCGGCTATAAGCAGCCACAAATCTAGTGTTTGTGGCAGCCTCCACTCACAAGTTGGTGGCGGCTAAAATGGTTACAAAGACCACAATTGCATTGAATGTGATTTTCATTGTGGGTGTAATTTATGAGTAGGAGAAGTTTACTTCCGGCTTATAAGTTAATTACTTGTAATACAAGTCAACTAAAAACAGTTACTTGCCTATGCGGTTAGTTAGGAGTAGTGGTCATATATTTGCTTTTAAATTTATGCCAATATTTAAAAGCGAAAAATATGAAAGCGTGGTGATCGATGAAACCAAAAAGCGAACGCGATTTGCAGCGATCGTTGAAGTCAAAAACCACGCACTTTCTTGATGTGGTAACCTGAAAAGGTTTCGAAACGGTGCTTCGGGAATGGATCTTGAACCGTTAGAACCTGGATCTGAAACTTCTATGTTCTTTCTACAGTGCTTTCAAAGCGATCTTGACCTCATGAAAATCACAGGAATCTGAGGTCTATGTTCACAGACGGCGTCAATGTTTTGTTGTGGAACCAGAAATAGAAAATATTCTGAAAACTACGACAGAACGAAGCTTCCTATGCGATTCAGTGATGCGGCACCTTGGATCGAAGGTTGTGATCATGATGCCACTTGAATCAGAGACATTGATCTTGAACCGACGTTGCTAATCTTCGATACGATGGATcatggttagcactccaacgctcAAGTCAGTTTAGGGTTCAAGATGATCGTAGTGAAAATGGAGATTAGAGATTGTATACCTAAAAATATCTTATGAAGATATTTATACCTTGGGCTTAAAGGAGCGGGCAGGATAAGTGAGTTTTATCTTATTGGAACTTTGGTCGGCACGGAACAAAACTCCAACACCtccatttttgtgtttttttcagCAAAATGGGGTGTTTCTTTAATTTCTAAttttacataaaaattaaaaacttgtCACAATGGTCTAGATTAACAACCGTGGTGAAATATCAGGACAAATCACAATGGTTGCTTTTAACAACCGTTATGAAATATGTTATCTATATTAGCTAACTTAATTCACTTCAGAACAGATTATATTGTAAGAGTGAAACCCTTACTTCTCTCACTTTGTTCCATTCTCTCAAAACTCCATCCTAACTTTACTAAACTCCAACATAACTTCTCAAACTAATATGAATCAAGGGTCACGTGACAAGTAGCTAGTTCATATCTTTGTGTCTATTATCCACGAATATTTTCATGTAAATATATGTATGTGAATCATTTTATGAGTTATGATATcatattattgtttaaaatattaaTCTTATTTAACTTGTTTTTATTGTTCAAAAGTTACGTCAAACATTGGTCTTTATCCAACAtagagtttattattttattgttgttaAAATGAGATTATAGGTTTACATTGTTGAGATAAGTAAATGGTTTAAGTTATTGCTGAGGTATGTGGTTGTTTTGTTAAAGTAAGTTGTTGATTATGTAAGGTTAGTTTATGATTTTGTTCATAAATGTTGTTTGTTCATAAATGATTTTGTTCCGTTCATAAGTTTACGGTTTAGTTTGCAtatttttgttgaagaatgttgatgtttttgttaggtatgttgataatgttgttgttGAGGTATATTTGAAAAATGGTGTTGTTTGTGTTATTGTATGATGTGTTTGTGTAGATATGTTAATGtttatgttattgtttatgatattGATAATATTATTAATTGTACATTGCAGCTATCATTTTGTTCAGCTAACATGTTCTAGAAGATTAATTTATTATATCGTATGTGGTTTGAGTGTTTTAACAACCTCCCATTTAATATATAACCTTTCAAATGGAATTAGGAACTAATAACatgaaaaattaagtttaaaacagcATACATTAATCAATGAACAGATAAAAATTTAGCAAGTGTTGATTAAAGAACTACAAGCTTCAAACCAAATTTTAACAATCAAAGAGTGAGATATGT
Encoded proteins:
- the LOC131655972 gene encoding cysteine-rich receptor-like protein kinase 44 produces the protein MAYNVKQKLFSITLLFCIIFSPTETASTFSHYNCTNIQTYNPKSTYKINLNTLLSTLSSKASDTLNHGHYNTSIISTIDEPEDTVYGSFMCIGNTNHCGECVRNSTKTLTSMCDSKEGIIWSDECLVRYSNRSFFDTMEESPSWCVKDSIDYQGPLDGFNKMLSSLMVDLVTQANGDSKRNFTKLVLKKEIYYEDKFLYGLAQCIPSLSNDNCMKCLKDAIEYLQTSCARGKLRGSVLYPSCVVRYDPNPFFPLLRGQEKVNRVPRYSIILHVLVPIFSVTVFFFTYYVLCRRARKNLKYHRENFGEDISSEVHSLQFDFDMIRLATNKFSDDNKIGEGGFGDVYKGMFPNGFEIAVKRLIRNSSQGAVEFKNEVLLIAKLQHRNLVRLLGFCIQRNEKILIYEYMHNKSLDYYLFSPENHKKLTWHARYKIIRGIARGILYLHEDSHLKIIHCDLKPSNILLDDKMNAKISDFGLARIVAIDQMQGNTSIIAGTYGYMSPEYAMLGQFSEKSDVFSFGVIILEIISGKRNVDYNGVNSIDDLVSHAWKKWWENRQLELLDSALIYSFSEREVNRCIQIGLLCVQENPDRRPTMATIALYFNCDSIDLPLPQQPAFYMRGKIESKVASKKSMTGQPRSYSVTRF